The nucleotide sequence CCGGGCGGATGGAGACGCCGACGCCGGGGAAGACCGGGTACTCGAGGAGCACGAGCACGTCGACGGGGTCGCCGTCGAGGCCCAGCGTGTTCTCGAAGTAGCCGTAGTCGGTGGGGTAGACGAACGACGTGAAGAGCACCCGGTCGAGGTACACGCGACCCGTCTCGTGGTCGACCTCGTACTTGTTGCGGGACCCCTTGGGGATTTCGACGACGACGTCGTAGCTGGCCATGCGCGTGCTCCTCGTGGTTCTGACGTGGGCGGATTGCTGCCATAACGTTAGTGGATGCCCTCCGAGCGCCCCCGTCTCACCCCCGCCGTCGCGGACCTCAGGCGGGCGGTCCGCGAGGCGCTCGCCGGGCTCGATCCGTCCTCGTCCGGACCCGTCCTCGTCGCCCTCTCCGGGGGCGCCGACTCGCTCGCCCTGGCCGCGGCCGCCGCCTTCGAAGGGCCGCGCGCGGGCGTCGCCGCGGGTGCCGTGGTCGTCGACCACGGCCTGCAGGACGGATCAGCCGCCGTCGCCGAGCGGGCCGCCGAGGCCGCGCGCGACCTCGGACTCGCGCCGGTCGTCGTGACGCGCGTGCGGGTGGACAGGAGCGCATCCGGTCCCGAGGCCGCCGCCCGCGCCGCCCGCTACTCCGCGTTCGACGACGCGCTCCGGGACACCGGATCCCGCGCGCTGCTCCTCGCCCACACCCTCGACGACCAGGCGGAGACCGTGCTGCTCGGGCTCGCGCGGGGATCCGGCGCCGCGAGCCTGCACGGCATGGCCGCGTCGACGCCCGCGCGCGCCGCTGACGCCGTCTACCTGCGTCCGCTGCTCGGGATCCGCGCGGCCGTCACCCGCGCCGCGTGCGCCGACCAGGGCCTCGACCCGTGGCAGGACCCGCACAACGCCGACCCCGCCTACGCCCGCGTCCGCGTCCGCCACGACGTCCTGCCCGTGCTCGAGCGCGAGCTGGGCCCCGGCATCGCCGAGGCCCTCGCGCGCACGGCCGACCAGCTGCGCGAGGACGACGACGCGCTCGAGCACTTCGCCGCCGAGATGATCGAGGAGATCGCCGACCACGCCGAGGCCGGCATCTCCCTCGAGGTCGCGTCGCTCCTGGCCGCGCCGCCCGCGCTGCGGCACCGGCTGATCCGTCTCGCGGCCCGGGAGGAGTTCGCGGCGCACCTCTCGCGGACGCACGTCCTGGAGGTCGCGCGGCTCGTCACCGACTGGCACGGGCAGGGGCCGGTCGACCTGCCGGGCGTTAGGGTCGTACGCAAGGACGGGCTCATCGTCCTCAGCGCCAGGACGACGGAAGAGTGACATGAGATCCACCGACATCGCCGACGACCTGACCGAGGTCCTCCACACCGAGGAGGAGATCCACGGCCGCATCGCCGAGATGTGCCGCGAGATCGAGCGCGACAACCCGGGGGAGGAGCTGCTCCTCGTGGGCGTGCTGAAGGGCGCGGTCATGGTCATGGCCGACCTCGCGCGCGAGCTCGAGCTGCCGATCCACATGGACTGGATGGCGGTCAGCTCCTACGGCTCCGGCACCAAGTCGAGCGGCGTCGTCCGCATCCTCAAGGACCTCGACGCCGACCTCACCGGCCGGCGCGTGCTCATCGTCGAGGACATCATCGACTCCGGGCTCACGCTCTCCTGGCTGCTGGCCAACCTGCGCTCGCGCGGCGCGGCGAGCGTCGAGGTGTGCGCCCTGCTGCGCAAGCCCGAGGCCGCGAAGATCGCGGTCGACGTGAAGTACGTGGGCTTCGAGATCCCGGACGACTTCGTGGTCGGCTACGGCCTCGACTTCGCCGAGCG is from Clavibacter sp. A6099 and encodes:
- the tilS gene encoding tRNA lysidine(34) synthetase TilS, whose translation is MPSERPRLTPAVADLRRAVREALAGLDPSSSGPVLVALSGGADSLALAAAAAFEGPRAGVAAGAVVVDHGLQDGSAAVAERAAEAARDLGLAPVVVTRVRVDRSASGPEAAARAARYSAFDDALRDTGSRALLLAHTLDDQAETVLLGLARGSGAASLHGMAASTPARAADAVYLRPLLGIRAAVTRAACADQGLDPWQDPHNADPAYARVRVRHDVLPVLERELGPGIAEALARTADQLREDDDALEHFAAEMIEEIADHAEAGISLEVASLLAAPPALRHRLIRLAAREEFAAHLSRTHVLEVARLVTDWHGQGPVDLPGVRVVRKDGLIVLSARTTEE
- the hpt gene encoding hypoxanthine phosphoribosyltransferase, producing MRSTDIADDLTEVLHTEEEIHGRIAEMCREIERDNPGEELLLVGVLKGAVMVMADLARELELPIHMDWMAVSSYGSGTKSSGVVRILKDLDADLTGRRVLIVEDIIDSGLTLSWLLANLRSRGAASVEVCALLRKPEAAKIAVDVKYVGFEIPDDFVVGYGLDFAERYRNLRDVAILAPHVYS